The following nucleotide sequence is from Prosthecodimorpha staleyi.
CCGACGCGGCTGTCGGTCAGGAACAGGACCACGTCGGCGCTGCGGATCGCCTCCTCGGTCTGCGCCCGCATCCGGGCCGACAGGCTGTCGGCCTCGGCCTCTTCCAGGCCGGCGGTATCGACAATGGCAAATTCGAGATCGCCGAGCCGGGCATCGCCCATGCGGCGGTCGCGCGTCACCCCCGGCGTGTCGTCGACAAGCGCGAGGCGCTTGCCGACCAGCCGATTGAACAGGGTCGACTTGCCGACATTGGGGCGGCCAACGATGGCCACGGTCGGTCGCATAAGAGTCCGATCAGTTGAAGGCTTCGAGCGTGCCGCTGCCGGATAGCACGATCAGCTTGCCCGACGCCACTACCGGAGCGAGCATCGCGGGTTCGCCCGTGTCGCGCGTATTGACCACCTGGCCGTTGGCCGGGTTGACGGCGACCAGGCCACCCTCGTTGGAGACCAGCCAGAGCGAGCCGCCGGCCAGCACTGGGCCGGCCCAATTGGTCCGCTTCTTCTTGGTCCGCGTCACCGGCAGCTTGTTCGACCACAGAACTTCGCCGGACTTGCGGTCGAAGGCGATCAGATTGTCGTCGAGGTCGACCACGAAGACCGCATTGCCGGACACGACCGGGGTATGGGCCGAACCGATCGCCTGTTCCCAGATCCGATTGCCGGACTTCAGCTGCAGCGCCACCGTGCGGCTGCCGACGCCGGTCGCGTAGACGACGCCGTCGTCGATCACCGGGCTCGCCGCGATATCGGCGAGGCCGGTCACCGCATAGTTGCGGCTCGCCCGGGCCAGACCGTCGCTCCAGACCGGCTTGCCGGTCTTGATGTCGACCGCGACCAGTTCGCCCGACGAGAAGGGCACCACCACACGGTCGCCGGCAACCGCCGGGTTGACCGAGGACAGGAGACCGCCGACCTCGGGCACGCCCTTGAAGGTCCAGGCCTCCACGCCGTCGCCGGCATTGAGCGCATAGAGCACGTTGGCCTGGCTCACGGCGAAGACCTTGCCCTGCGCCACGGTCGGTGCGCCGCGGGCGGGTTCGCCGATCTTCTGCTCCCACACCTTGGCGCCGGAGGTGGCGTCGAGCGCCACCACGGTGCCGTAGCCGGTCGCCGCATAGACCCGGC
It contains:
- a CDS encoding outer membrane protein assembly factor BamB family protein, whose amino-acid sequence is MRPVLLAATAAFALAGCTSSDDFSDTLTSLNPFGAQEKHLPGTRKPVLPDQSPAQLAKNKPVSVTGPRPAGNWGQASGPATNNPGHVALDGTGGNRIWATNAADVSSGSMLRGAPRVFARPVASDGRIFVYDPNGNVSAHSADGGGRLWKVSLRPAGRDDEPVAGGGVAAEGGRVYAATGYGTVVALDATSGAKVWEQKIGEPARGAPTVAQGKVFAVSQANVLYALNAGDGVEAWTFKGVPEVGGLLSSVNPAVAGDRVVVPFSSGELVAVDIKTGKPVWSDGLARASRNYAVTGLADIAASPVIDDGVVYATGVGSRTVALQLKSGNRIWEQAIGSAHTPVVSGNAVFVVDLDDNLIAFDRKSGEVLWSNKLPVTRTKKKRTNWAGPVLAGGSLWLVSNEGGLVAVNPANGQVVNTRDTGEPAMLAPVVASGKLIVLSGSGTLEAFN